The following proteins are co-located in the Catenulispora sp. MAP5-51 genome:
- a CDS encoding MFS transporter, which yields MTRLFAYPRYPRFWSADTVSTFGTYITTVALPTLAVLVLKASDTQVGLLNGARWTPYLLFGLLAGVVADRYRRRPILVAADLVRGSLLAVVAVLAALHMVNIYELAAFVFVFGALSLLYDAAHQSYPPRLVPPGSLTVANARLEQTTALARTTGPFIGGSLVAAIGARFSMAIDAVSYLASGLTLATIRVPEPAPQAQARNLEREVREGLRFVYRDPVMRAYALTLHARFFFASIIGTVFTCSCCAIWAPGPRGRRSAWAWCWPPAGSARCSATGCPSGWDAAAWGA from the coding sequence ATGACTCGGCTTTTCGCGTATCCCAGGTACCCCCGGTTCTGGAGCGCCGACACGGTCTCCACATTCGGGACGTACATCACGACGGTGGCGCTGCCGACGCTGGCGGTCTTGGTGCTCAAGGCGAGCGACACCCAGGTGGGACTGCTCAACGGGGCGCGGTGGACGCCGTATCTGCTGTTCGGGCTGCTGGCCGGGGTGGTGGCCGACCGGTATCGGCGCCGGCCGATCCTGGTGGCGGCCGACCTGGTGCGCGGCTCGCTGTTGGCAGTGGTGGCCGTGCTGGCCGCGCTGCACATGGTGAACATCTACGAGCTCGCGGCCTTCGTGTTCGTCTTCGGCGCGCTGTCGCTTCTCTATGACGCGGCGCACCAGTCGTACCCGCCCCGGTTGGTACCACCGGGGAGCCTGACGGTCGCCAACGCGCGCCTGGAGCAGACCACGGCGCTGGCGCGGACGACCGGGCCGTTCATCGGCGGCTCGCTGGTGGCCGCGATCGGGGCCCGGTTCTCGATGGCGATCGACGCGGTCTCCTATCTGGCCTCGGGCCTGACGCTGGCCACGATCCGGGTCCCGGAACCGGCGCCGCAGGCCCAGGCCCGGAACCTCGAACGGGAGGTGCGTGAAGGCCTGCGCTTCGTCTACCGCGACCCGGTGATGCGCGCCTACGCGCTGACGCTGCACGCGCGCTTCTTCTTCGCGAGCATCATCGGGACCGTCTTCACCTGTTCGTGCTGCGCGATCTGGGCGCCGGGTCCCCGCGGGCGGCGTTCGGCCTGGGCCTGGTGCTGGCCGCCGGCGGGGTCGGCGCGGTGCTCGGCAACGGGATGTCCCAGCGGCTGGGACGCGGCGGCGTGGGGCGCGTGA
- a CDS encoding methyltransferase yields MTPSGAPTPAPVPVLPGELKLARFPQDPRDQLRAWDAADEYLLRHLGEGPRLSGLSGHVVVFGDRWGAISTSLALSGTRVRQISDSYLGQRATSENLARNGKERSCVALAVPADEVLAPIDVLLVRVPKSLALLEDQLWRLRPFIKPETTVIGTGMVTEIHTSTLQAFERVLGPTRTSLAARKARLIFCEPDPELPRPENPWPLTYQLPDGIGAASGHAVVNHAGTFSADHLDIGTRFFLPQLPAGTGAARVVDLGCGNGIVGLAAALANPGAAVTFVDESYQALASARATFAAAFPPGTREAEFLAADGMEGFEPGSIDLVLNNPPFHSHQATTDATAWRMFTGARAALRRGGEMWVVGNRHLGYHAKLKRLFGNCDVMASNPKFVVLRAVRR; encoded by the coding sequence GTGACGCCGAGCGGAGCGCCGACGCCGGCGCCGGTACCGGTGCTGCCCGGCGAGTTGAAGCTGGCCCGGTTCCCGCAGGACCCGCGAGACCAACTGCGAGCCTGGGACGCGGCCGACGAGTACCTGCTGCGGCATCTCGGCGAGGGACCGCGGCTGTCGGGCTTGTCCGGGCACGTCGTGGTCTTCGGCGACCGGTGGGGGGCGATCAGCACGTCGCTGGCGCTGTCCGGAACGCGCGTCAGGCAGATCTCTGATTCGTACCTCGGGCAGCGGGCCACAAGCGAAAACCTTGCCAGGAACGGGAAAGAACGCTCGTGTGTAGCTCTGGCGGTACCTGCCGACGAAGTGCTGGCACCGATCGACGTGCTGCTGGTGCGGGTGCCGAAGTCGTTGGCACTGTTGGAGGACCAGCTCTGGCGGTTGCGGCCGTTCATCAAGCCGGAGACCACCGTCATCGGGACCGGCATGGTCACCGAGATCCACACCTCGACGCTCCAGGCCTTCGAGCGGGTCCTCGGGCCGACGCGGACGTCGCTGGCGGCGCGCAAGGCGCGGTTGATCTTCTGCGAGCCGGACCCGGAGCTGCCGCGCCCGGAGAACCCGTGGCCGCTGACGTATCAGCTTCCTGATGGTATCGGCGCCGCGAGCGGACACGCCGTGGTCAACCACGCCGGCACCTTCTCCGCCGACCATCTGGACATCGGCACGCGTTTCTTCCTCCCGCAGCTGCCGGCCGGCACCGGCGCGGCGCGCGTCGTCGATCTGGGCTGCGGCAACGGGATCGTGGGGCTGGCCGCGGCGCTGGCCAACCCCGGCGCCGCGGTGACGTTCGTCGACGAGTCCTACCAGGCGCTGGCCTCGGCGCGCGCCACCTTCGCCGCGGCGTTCCCGCCCGGTACGCGGGAGGCGGAGTTCCTTGCCGCAGACGGTATGGAGGGCTTCGAGCCGGGCAGTATCGATCTGGTGCTGAACAACCCGCCGTTCCACAGCCACCAGGCCACCACCGACGCGACCGCGTGGCGGATGTTCACCGGGGCGCGGGCGGCGTTGCGGCGCGGCGGGGAGATGTGGGTGGTCGGGAACCGGCATCTGGGTTATCACGCGAAACTGAAGAGGTTGTTCGGCAATTGCGATGTGATGGCCAGCAATCCGAAGTTCGTTGTGCTGCGGGCGGTCCGGCGATAG
- a CDS encoding magnesium and cobalt transport protein CorA, with translation MIVDSATYQNGRRVSAPEDFSDALQQARTCGDPAAFLWLGLFEPEPDELDLVAREFGLHPLAVEDAVSAHQRPKLEHYKGSTFLVFKTLLEADPHHPLQLGEISVFLGENFVVTVRHGAANPLSGVRHRVEDQPELLQHGPSAVLYAVADSIVDSYTGYAQLMQDSIDELETEVFSPGRGDYGGPIYALKRNAIVFARAVVPLVMPTKALVAGDEERIAKETQPYFRDVADHVLRATDGAREWNELLDHMLDADRSRVSVQQNDDMRRISAWAAILAVPTAIAGIYGMNFDDMPELHYHYSYYVVLGVMATSCVILYALLKRAKWL, from the coding sequence ATGATCGTCGACTCAGCGACCTATCAGAACGGCCGCCGCGTGAGCGCGCCCGAGGACTTCTCGGACGCGCTCCAGCAGGCCCGCACCTGCGGCGACCCCGCGGCGTTCCTGTGGCTGGGACTGTTCGAGCCCGAGCCCGACGAGCTGGACCTGGTGGCGCGCGAGTTCGGATTGCACCCGCTGGCCGTGGAGGACGCTGTCAGCGCCCACCAGCGCCCCAAGCTGGAGCACTACAAGGGCTCGACCTTCCTGGTGTTCAAGACCCTGCTGGAGGCCGACCCGCACCATCCGCTGCAGCTCGGCGAGATCTCGGTGTTCCTCGGCGAGAACTTCGTCGTCACCGTCCGGCACGGCGCGGCCAACCCGCTGTCCGGGGTGCGGCACCGGGTCGAGGACCAGCCCGAACTGCTCCAGCACGGTCCCAGCGCGGTCCTGTACGCGGTCGCGGACTCGATCGTGGACTCCTACACCGGCTACGCGCAGCTGATGCAGGACTCGATCGACGAGCTGGAGACCGAGGTCTTCTCCCCCGGCCGCGGCGACTACGGCGGGCCGATCTACGCCCTGAAGCGCAACGCGATCGTGTTCGCGCGCGCCGTGGTGCCGCTGGTGATGCCGACCAAGGCGCTGGTCGCCGGGGACGAGGAGCGGATCGCGAAGGAGACCCAGCCCTACTTCCGGGACGTGGCCGACCACGTGCTGCGCGCCACCGACGGCGCCCGGGAGTGGAACGAACTTCTGGACCACATGCTGGACGCGGACCGCTCGCGGGTGTCGGTGCAGCAGAACGACGACATGCGGCGGATCTCGGCGTGGGCGGCGATCCTGGCGGTGCCCACGGCGATCGCCGGGATCTACGGGATGAACTTCGACGACATGCCGGAGCTGCACTACCACTACTCGTACTACGTCGTGCTGGGGGTCATGGCGACGTCGTGCGTGATCCTGTACGCGCTGCTGAAGCGGGCGAAGTGGCTGTGA